In Mauremys reevesii isolate NIE-2019 linkage group 16, ASM1616193v1, whole genome shotgun sequence, a single window of DNA contains:
- the LOC120384523 gene encoding ferritin heavy chain A-like isoform X1 encodes MESQVRQNFHAECEAAVNHLVNLELYASYVYLSMSYYFERDDVALRHVAQFLKEQSHEQKEHAEKFLTYQNKRGGSIVLQEIKKPEQDEWGNSLEALQCALKLEKTLNQALLDLHKLATEKNDPHLCDFLESDYLEEQVKAIKQLGDHVTNLNRLGVPQNGMGEYLFDKLTLGESS; translated from the exons ATGGAGTCCCAGGTGCGTCAGAACTTCCATGCTGAGTGTGAGGCTGCTGTGAACCACCTGGTGAACCTAGAGCTCTATGCTAGCTATGTCTATCTGTCTATG TCCTACTACTTTGAGCGGGATGATGTGGCCCTGAGGCATGTGGCCCAGTTCCTGAAGGAACAGTCTCATGAGCAGAAGGAGCATGCAGAGAAGTTCCTGACCTATCAGAACAAGCGAGGGGGAAGCATTGTCTTGCAGGAAATCAAG AAGCCAGAGCAGGATGAGTGGGGGAACAGCCTGGAGGCCCTGCAGTGTGCCCTGAAGCTGGAGAAGACCCTAAACCAGGCCCTGCTGGACCTGCACAAACTGGCTACAGAGAAGAATGACCCCCAT CTGTGTGACTTCCTGGAATCTGACTAcctggaggagcaggtgaaggcCATCAAGCAGCTGGGAGATCATGTCACCAACCTGAACCGCCTGGGAGTGCCCCAGAATGGCATGGGAGAGTACCTGTTTGACAAGCTCACCCTGGGGGAGAGCAGCTGA
- the LOC120384523 gene encoding ferritin heavy chain A-like isoform X2, translated as MESQSYYFERDDVALRHVAQFLKEQSHEQKEHAEKFLTYQNKRGGSIVLQEIKKPEQDEWGNSLEALQCALKLEKTLNQALLDLHKLATEKNDPHLCDFLESDYLEEQVKAIKQLGDHVTNLNRLGVPQNGMGEYLFDKLTLGESS; from the exons ATGGAGTCCCAG TCCTACTACTTTGAGCGGGATGATGTGGCCCTGAGGCATGTGGCCCAGTTCCTGAAGGAACAGTCTCATGAGCAGAAGGAGCATGCAGAGAAGTTCCTGACCTATCAGAACAAGCGAGGGGGAAGCATTGTCTTGCAGGAAATCAAG AAGCCAGAGCAGGATGAGTGGGGGAACAGCCTGGAGGCCCTGCAGTGTGCCCTGAAGCTGGAGAAGACCCTAAACCAGGCCCTGCTGGACCTGCACAAACTGGCTACAGAGAAGAATGACCCCCAT CTGTGTGACTTCCTGGAATCTGACTAcctggaggagcaggtgaaggcCATCAAGCAGCTGGGAGATCATGTCACCAACCTGAACCGCCTGGGAGTGCCCCAGAATGGCATGGGAGAGTACCTGTTTGACAAGCTCACCCTGGGGGAGAGCAGCTGA